In Aggregicoccus sp. 17bor-14, the following are encoded in one genomic region:
- a CDS encoding tetratricopeptide repeat protein: MTSSLLLSLYALSALAQTPLPKDHPKVEQPAANAPLPADHPPVANGGRPAPTAEQLLQQLDATLGLKEREKSFEIAAALGKLYFTNGRPQDAVPYFEQAEAKAKGVRALYLAQVKRLGKRPVPSAEEARCGFGPDTALEAMASAAEQRAKAGDAPGAAACARAALAPALEVEGMRASALVLAGDSKAALAAYEDVLEVAPTHEEAQFGHAALLYETRGEDLKALESARKGFEAFLAAHPQSPRAALARKLGQMTQQTIDAGGRKKYLASRAEDRKVRLSQVLAEAPPAQPPAAGAPGMDGAPPPDAPPALTKEMLDAVKNTERTPELEAGLARLVEEGEEHLARGRYQEALGAYTRVMPFQPDNGRARAGMAWALVGLKRPMAERVWSVAVSGDPAAVEKLGDTLKAKNDAAGAKALWQRLDASAPDYPGKKGLEAKLRE; encoded by the coding sequence ATGACCTCCTCCCTCCTGCTGTCCCTGTACGCGCTCTCCGCCCTCGCCCAGACGCCGCTGCCCAAGGATCACCCCAAGGTGGAGCAGCCCGCCGCGAACGCGCCGCTGCCCGCGGACCACCCGCCGGTGGCCAACGGCGGCCGCCCCGCGCCCACCGCCGAGCAGCTGCTGCAGCAGCTGGACGCGACCCTGGGGCTCAAGGAGCGGGAGAAGTCCTTCGAGATCGCCGCCGCGCTCGGAAAGCTCTACTTCACCAACGGGCGGCCCCAGGACGCGGTGCCCTACTTCGAGCAGGCCGAGGCCAAGGCGAAGGGCGTGCGCGCGCTGTACCTCGCGCAGGTGAAGCGCCTGGGCAAGCGCCCCGTGCCCAGCGCGGAGGAGGCCCGGTGCGGCTTCGGTCCGGACACGGCCCTCGAGGCGATGGCGAGCGCGGCCGAGCAGCGCGCGAAGGCGGGCGATGCGCCGGGCGCCGCGGCCTGCGCGCGCGCGGCGCTCGCGCCCGCGCTCGAGGTGGAGGGCATGCGCGCCAGCGCCCTGGTGCTCGCCGGTGACAGCAAGGCGGCGCTCGCGGCGTACGAGGACGTGCTCGAGGTGGCCCCCACCCACGAGGAGGCCCAGTTCGGCCACGCGGCGCTGCTCTACGAGACCCGCGGCGAGGACCTGAAGGCGCTCGAGAGCGCGCGCAAGGGCTTCGAGGCCTTCCTCGCTGCGCACCCGCAGTCGCCGCGCGCCGCGCTCGCGCGCAAGCTCGGCCAGATGACGCAGCAGACGATCGACGCAGGCGGGCGCAAGAAGTACCTCGCGAGCCGCGCCGAGGACCGCAAGGTGCGCCTGAGCCAGGTGCTCGCCGAGGCGCCGCCCGCGCAGCCGCCCGCCGCGGGCGCGCCGGGCATGGACGGGGCGCCGCCTCCGGACGCGCCGCCCGCGCTGACGAAGGAGATGCTGGACGCGGTGAAGAACACCGAGCGCACGCCGGAGCTCGAGGCGGGGCTCGCGAGGCTGGTGGAGGAGGGCGAGGAGCACCTCGCGCGCGGGCGCTACCAGGAGGCGCTGGGCGCCTACACGCGCGTGATGCCCTTCCAGCCGGACAACGGCCGCGCGCGCGCCGGCATGGCGTGGGCGCTGGTGGGGCTCAAGCGCCCCATGGCCGAGCGCGTGTGGAGCGTGGCGGTGAGCGGGGACCCGGCGGCGGTGGAGAAGCTGGGCGACACGCTCAAGGCCAAGAACGACGCGGCCGGCGCGAAGGCGCTGTGGCAGCGCCTGGACGCGAGCGCCCCGGACTACCCGGGCAAGAAGGGCCTCGAGGCGAAGCTGCGCGAGTAG
- a CDS encoding electron transfer flavoprotein subunit beta/FixA family protein → MKILVTAKRVEDPESKIKVKPDGSGIVQEGLKYKINPFDEIAVEEGLRLAAKHGGEVVVVSIGDKVVQEQLRHALAMGAHRAVWVNHAGVLDQMAIAGLLQKVVEKEKPDLVILGKQSIDDDQNQVGQYLAEFMGAGQATFASKVESLESDAEKSKAPALQVGADGKSVRVVREVDNGLETLECALPAVVTTDLRLNLPRYASLPGIMKAKSKPIEELTPAKLGVDVTPVVQVLKLQSPPPRKAGIKVPDVPALVEKLRNEAKAL, encoded by the coding sequence GTGAAGATCCTCGTCACCGCCAAGCGCGTGGAAGATCCCGAGTCCAAGATCAAGGTGAAGCCGGATGGCTCGGGCATCGTGCAGGAGGGGCTGAAGTACAAGATCAACCCCTTCGACGAGATCGCCGTCGAGGAGGGGCTGCGCCTGGCCGCGAAGCACGGCGGTGAGGTGGTGGTGGTCTCCATCGGGGACAAGGTGGTGCAGGAGCAGCTGCGCCACGCGCTCGCCATGGGCGCGCACCGCGCCGTGTGGGTGAACCACGCGGGCGTGCTGGACCAGATGGCCATCGCCGGGCTGCTGCAGAAGGTGGTGGAGAAGGAGAAGCCGGACCTGGTCATCCTCGGCAAGCAGAGCATCGACGACGACCAGAACCAGGTGGGCCAGTACCTCGCCGAGTTCATGGGCGCGGGCCAGGCGACCTTCGCCTCCAAGGTGGAGAGCCTGGAGAGCGACGCGGAGAAGAGCAAGGCGCCGGCGCTGCAGGTGGGCGCGGACGGCAAGAGCGTGCGCGTGGTGCGCGAGGTGGACAACGGGCTGGAGACGCTCGAGTGCGCGCTGCCGGCGGTGGTCACCACCGACCTGCGCCTGAACCTGCCGCGCTACGCCTCGCTGCCCGGCATCATGAAGGCCAAGAGCAAGCCCATCGAGGAGCTCACCCCCGCCAAGCTCGGCGTGGACGTGACCCCCGTGGTGCAGGTGCTCAAGCTGCAGAGCCCCCCGCCGCGCAAGGCCGGCATCAAGGTGCCGGACGTGCCCGCGCTGGTGGAGAAGCTGCGCAACGAGGCGAAGGCGCTCTAA
- the dapB gene encoding 4-hydroxy-tetrahydrodipicolinate reductase, with translation MIRTVITGVTGRMGSTLVRLVNASDTFELVGASDRKGAGLPLLDAALAARLGSLATPLSDDLAKVLEGARPHVVIDFTSAEASLVHARACAAAGVALVVGSTGFSAAQRAELVELARRIPLVVAPNMSVGVNVVIQVAARLAQLLGEGFDVEVLEAHHRMKKDAPSGTALKLADALAQALQRSPGDLRYERNGQIGERPPREIGVQTLRGGDVVGEHTVFFYGEGERVELTHRATSRDQFAKGALRAAAWVARRPPGLYDMADVLGLKELLP, from the coding sequence ATGATCCGCACCGTCATCACCGGGGTCACCGGCCGCATGGGCAGCACGCTGGTGCGGCTGGTCAACGCCTCGGACACCTTCGAGCTGGTGGGCGCGAGCGACCGCAAGGGCGCGGGGCTCCCGCTGCTGGACGCGGCCCTCGCCGCGCGCCTGGGCTCGCTCGCGACCCCGCTCTCGGACGACCTGGCCAAGGTGCTCGAGGGCGCGCGCCCCCACGTGGTCATCGACTTCACCAGCGCCGAGGCCAGCCTCGTGCACGCGCGCGCCTGCGCGGCCGCCGGGGTCGCGCTGGTGGTGGGCTCCACGGGCTTCAGCGCGGCGCAGCGCGCGGAGCTGGTCGAGCTCGCGCGACGCATCCCCCTGGTGGTCGCGCCCAACATGTCGGTGGGCGTGAACGTGGTCATCCAGGTGGCGGCGCGGCTCGCGCAGCTGCTGGGCGAGGGCTTCGACGTGGAGGTGCTCGAGGCGCACCACCGGATGAAGAAGGACGCGCCCAGCGGCACCGCGCTGAAGCTCGCGGATGCGCTCGCGCAGGCGCTCCAGCGCTCCCCGGGGGACCTGCGCTACGAGCGCAACGGGCAGATCGGTGAGCGCCCCCCGCGCGAGATCGGCGTGCAGACGCTGCGCGGCGGGGACGTGGTGGGCGAGCACACGGTGTTCTTCTACGGAGAGGGCGAGCGCGTGGAGCTCACCCACCGCGCCACCAGCCGCGACCAGTTCGCCAAGGGCGCGCTGCGCGCCGCGGCCTGGGTGGCCCGCCGTCCTCCTGGCCTCTACGACATGGCCGACGTGCTCGGCCTCAAGGAGCTGCTCCCGTGA
- a CDS encoding SIS domain-containing protein yields MARAPKDVTPKPRLRALPSQAPAPRRPRASRKGGQQAAAIAGSTDARSTDAETLAYARGVLEAEARAILGLTGRLGEPFLRALALVRGCEGQVVVTGMGKAGLIAQKLSSTLASTGIRSLYLHPAEAVHGDLGRVARGDVIIALSNSGATEELVRILPSFRRLATPLIALTGDTESALARGSDVVLDIGRIDEACPLGLVPTASTAALHALGDALAMALLKSRQFTPDEYALLHPGGKLGRSVMRVFEVMRSGKSNPVVKESARLSEVVVVMTNTPGRPGAALVVDRGGRLVGIFTDGDLRRLVEQGRTDFDVPVREVMARHPRFIGPEMLVLTATARMREARVDQLPVVDAEGKPVGLLDVQDLLAAKFV; encoded by the coding sequence ATGGCCCGCGCTCCCAAAGATGTAACCCCCAAGCCCCGCCTTCGCGCCCTCCCTTCGCAGGCCCCGGCGCCCCGGCGTCCGCGCGCCTCCCGCAAGGGTGGGCAGCAGGCGGCCGCCATCGCCGGGAGCACGGACGCCCGGAGCACGGACGCGGAGACGCTCGCCTACGCGCGCGGCGTGCTCGAGGCCGAGGCGCGCGCCATCCTCGGGCTCACGGGGCGGCTGGGCGAGCCCTTCCTGCGTGCGCTCGCCCTGGTGCGCGGCTGCGAGGGCCAGGTGGTGGTGACGGGCATGGGCAAGGCGGGCCTCATCGCCCAGAAGCTCTCCAGCACGCTCGCCTCCACCGGCATCCGCTCGCTCTACCTGCACCCGGCCGAGGCCGTGCACGGCGACCTGGGCCGCGTGGCGCGCGGGGACGTGATCATCGCGCTGTCCAACAGCGGGGCCACCGAGGAGCTGGTGCGCATCCTCCCCTCCTTCCGCCGCCTCGCCACGCCCCTCATCGCGCTCACCGGCGACACGGAGAGCGCGCTCGCGCGCGGCAGCGACGTGGTGCTGGACATCGGCCGCATCGACGAGGCCTGCCCCCTGGGGCTCGTGCCCACCGCCTCCACCGCCGCCCTGCACGCGCTGGGCGATGCGCTCGCGATGGCGCTGCTCAAGAGCCGCCAGTTCACCCCGGACGAGTACGCCCTGCTGCACCCGGGCGGAAAGCTGGGCCGCTCGGTGATGCGCGTGTTCGAGGTGATGCGCTCGGGCAAGAGCAACCCGGTGGTGAAGGAGAGCGCGCGGCTCAGCGAGGTGGTGGTGGTGATGACCAACACCCCGGGCCGCCCCGGCGCCGCGCTCGTGGTGGACCGCGGCGGGCGCCTGGTGGGCATCTTCACGGACGGTGATCTGCGCCGCCTCGTGGAGCAGGGCCGCACCGACTTCGACGTGCCGGTGCGCGAGGTGATGGCGCGCCACCCGCGCTTCATCGGGCCGGAGATGCTGGTGCTCACCGCGACCGCGCGCATGCGGGAAGCGCGCGTGGACCAGCTGCCGGTGGTGGACGCCGAGGGCAAGCCCGTGGGCCTGCTCGACGTGCAGGACCTGCTCGCGGCGAAGTTCGTCTAG
- the folK gene encoding 2-amino-4-hydroxy-6-hydroxymethyldihydropteridine diphosphokinase, protein MNPTDHSAASGLGSGLVYVGLGSNEGDREAHLVRALTALARIDAVSVVACSSLYESAPVGPPQPRYLNAAVALACDLAPQRLLAILQQIERDEGRRPSAQRWGPRPLDLDILLWDGAVVADPNLQVPHLELHKRRFALEPLAELAPEVLHPVLGESVQQLLRQLSPQDVQRREATSWPEAPPPSEQ, encoded by the coding sequence GTGAACCCGACCGACCATAGCGCCGCGTCCGGGCTCGGCTCCGGGCTCGTCTATGTGGGCCTGGGCTCCAACGAGGGCGACCGCGAGGCGCACCTCGTGCGGGCGCTCACCGCGCTCGCGCGCATCGATGCGGTCAGCGTGGTCGCCTGCTCCTCGCTCTACGAGAGCGCGCCGGTGGGTCCGCCCCAGCCGCGCTACCTGAATGCCGCGGTGGCGCTCGCCTGCGACCTCGCCCCGCAGCGGCTGCTCGCCATCCTCCAGCAGATCGAGCGCGACGAGGGGCGCCGGCCCAGCGCCCAGCGCTGGGGCCCGCGGCCGCTGGACCTGGACATCCTCCTGTGGGACGGCGCCGTCGTGGCCGACCCGAACCTCCAGGTCCCGCACCTGGAGCTGCACAAGCGGCGCTTCGCCCTCGAGCCGCTCGCAGAGCTGGCCCCCGAGGTGCTCCACCCGGTCCTGGGAGAGTCGGTGCAGCAGCTGCTGCGGCAGCTCTCGCCCCAGGACGTTCAGCGGCGCGAGGCCACGAGCTGGCCCGAGGCGCCGCCTCCCTCCGAGCAATGA
- a CDS encoding electron transfer flavoprotein subunit alpha/FixB family protein, whose amino-acid sequence MPIVLIVAEQQPDGQLRKANLHAIAAGKALAEKTGGELHLALFSADPSKVVDELKGYGAKVVHTSTNAAFQHYTAEAYAPTLAALAQSVKADFVGMASTAVGKDLLPRVAARLKAGMATDIMAFGGSGADITFTRPMWAGSVIADVKLTSPVKLFTVRTSEFPAAAGGAGASEVKTFDAKIEAAKTRFVDFKEVKSARPQLTEAKVVVSGGRGTKGDFKEIEALADELGAAVGASRAVCDAGWVPNDLQVGQTGKVVAPQLYIAAGISGAIQHLAGMKSSKTIVAINKDPEAPIFQVADYGLVADLFKVLPELRAAIHGSK is encoded by the coding sequence ATGCCGATCGTCCTCATCGTCGCCGAGCAGCAGCCGGACGGGCAGCTGCGCAAGGCCAACCTCCACGCCATCGCCGCGGGCAAGGCGCTCGCCGAGAAGACCGGTGGCGAGCTGCACCTCGCGCTCTTCAGCGCCGACCCGAGCAAGGTGGTCGACGAGCTCAAGGGCTACGGGGCGAAGGTGGTGCACACCAGCACGAACGCCGCCTTCCAGCACTACACCGCCGAGGCCTACGCCCCCACGCTCGCCGCGCTCGCGCAGAGCGTGAAGGCAGACTTCGTGGGCATGGCCTCCACCGCCGTGGGCAAGGACCTGCTGCCGCGCGTGGCCGCCCGCCTCAAGGCCGGCATGGCCACGGACATCATGGCCTTCGGCGGCTCGGGCGCCGACATCACCTTCACCCGCCCCATGTGGGCCGGCAGCGTGATTGCCGACGTGAAGCTCACCAGCCCCGTGAAGCTGTTCACCGTGCGCACCAGCGAGTTCCCGGCGGCCGCGGGCGGCGCCGGCGCCTCCGAGGTCAAGACCTTCGACGCGAAGATCGAGGCCGCGAAGACCAGGTTCGTGGACTTCAAGGAGGTCAAGAGCGCGCGGCCGCAGCTCACCGAGGCCAAGGTGGTGGTCTCCGGTGGCCGCGGCACCAAGGGTGACTTCAAGGAGATCGAGGCGCTCGCCGACGAGCTCGGCGCCGCGGTGGGCGCGAGCCGCGCGGTGTGCGACGCGGGCTGGGTGCCCAACGATCTGCAGGTGGGCCAGACGGGCAAGGTGGTCGCGCCGCAGCTGTACATCGCGGCGGGCATCTCCGGCGCCATCCAGCACCTGGCCGGCATGAAGAGCAGCAAGACCATCGTGGCCATCAACAAGGACCCCGAGGCGCCCATCTTCCAGGTGGCGGACTACGGCCTGGTGGCGGACCTCTTCAAGGTCCTGCCCGAGCTGCGCGCCGCCATCCACGGCAGCAAGTAG
- the cax gene encoding calcium/proton exchanger → MSATPAAPADRIFLALLVVSFPAAVTAHFLGAGTWTFVLCAIALVPLARLMGEATEAISHKLGSGLGGLMNASFGNAAELIIAIAALRSGHLDVVRASITGAILGNLLLVLGASIFAGGLRYPRQTFNMTAALSGSAMMFLALTALALPDLFHASRGKAAEPVLFPMSVAIAVVLLVVYALSLVFSLRTHSHLYQGGDEGGEPAAEGDLELEEAPAWGTKKATAILLLSTLGVVVVAEFLVHALEAAIATFGFTHTFVGVIIIATVGNAAEHSTAVLMALKNKMDLAFNIAFESSKQIALFVAPVLVLLSIPFGQHLTLEFSHMEVLGIAIGVGGATLIGLDGESNWLEGAMLMAVYALLGVTFFFIP, encoded by the coding sequence GTGTCCGCGACCCCCGCCGCCCCTGCCGACCGCATCTTCCTCGCGTTGCTGGTGGTCTCGTTCCCGGCGGCCGTGACGGCGCACTTCCTGGGCGCCGGCACCTGGACCTTCGTGCTCTGCGCCATCGCCCTGGTGCCGCTCGCGCGCCTGATGGGCGAGGCCACCGAGGCCATCAGCCACAAGCTGGGCAGCGGCCTGGGCGGGCTGATGAACGCCTCCTTCGGCAACGCGGCGGAGCTCATCATCGCCATCGCCGCGCTGCGCTCGGGGCACCTGGACGTGGTGCGCGCCTCCATCACCGGCGCCATCCTGGGCAACCTGCTGCTGGTGCTCGGCGCGAGCATCTTCGCCGGCGGCCTGCGCTACCCGCGCCAGACCTTCAACATGACGGCGGCGCTCTCCGGCAGCGCGATGATGTTCCTCGCGCTCACGGCGCTCGCGCTGCCGGACCTGTTCCACGCGTCTCGCGGCAAGGCGGCCGAGCCCGTGCTCTTCCCCATGTCGGTGGCCATCGCCGTGGTGCTGCTGGTGGTGTACGCGCTCAGCCTCGTGTTCTCGCTGCGCACGCACTCGCACCTGTACCAGGGCGGGGACGAGGGCGGGGAGCCCGCGGCGGAAGGGGACCTGGAGCTGGAGGAGGCGCCCGCCTGGGGCACGAAGAAGGCGACCGCCATCCTGCTGCTCTCCACGCTGGGCGTGGTGGTGGTGGCCGAGTTCCTGGTGCACGCGCTGGAGGCGGCCATCGCCACCTTCGGCTTCACCCACACCTTCGTGGGCGTGATCATCATCGCCACGGTGGGCAACGCCGCCGAGCACTCCACCGCGGTGCTGATGGCGCTCAAGAACAAGATGGACCTGGCGTTCAACATCGCCTTCGAGTCCTCGAAGCAGATCGCCCTCTTCGTCGCCCCCGTGCTGGTGCTGCTCTCCATCCCCTTCGGCCAGCACCTCACGCTGGAGTTCAGCCACATGGAGGTGCTGGGCATCGCCATCGGCGTGGGCGGCGCCACGCTCATCGGGCTGGACGGCGAGAGCAACTGGCTGGAGGGCGCGATGCTCATGGCCGTGTACGCGCTGCTCGGCGTCACCTTCTTCTTCATCCCCTGA
- a CDS encoding fumarylacetoacetate hydrolase family protein — protein MNTPARYLRFTHPESGEALHGRLGADGQVRVLSAAPWRKGAETGEVLALEGLALLVPADASKVVCVGQNYRKHAEEMGKPVPVEPLIFIKPSTALNPHGAPIRIPRVSEEVHYEAELALVIGERVSGADEAQAERAIWGLTCFNDVTARDIQRKEIQHTRAKGFDTFACAGPWAVAARELSPRDLRVVCRVNGQVRQDGRTSDMIFSPARLVSFISQGMTLLPGDLVSTGTPSGVGKLAAGDRVEVELEGIGTLSNPVEKGL, from the coding sequence GTGAACACCCCCGCCCGCTACCTGCGCTTCACCCACCCGGAGAGCGGCGAGGCCCTGCACGGCCGGCTCGGCGCGGACGGGCAGGTGCGGGTGCTCTCGGCGGCGCCCTGGCGCAAGGGCGCGGAGACCGGCGAGGTGCTCGCGCTCGAGGGGCTCGCGCTGCTCGTGCCGGCGGACGCCTCCAAGGTGGTCTGCGTGGGCCAGAACTACCGCAAGCACGCGGAGGAGATGGGCAAGCCGGTGCCGGTGGAGCCGCTCATCTTCATCAAGCCGTCCACCGCGCTCAACCCGCACGGCGCCCCCATCCGCATCCCCCGCGTGAGCGAGGAGGTGCACTACGAGGCCGAGCTCGCGCTGGTCATCGGCGAGCGCGTGAGCGGCGCGGACGAGGCCCAGGCCGAGCGCGCCATCTGGGGGCTCACCTGCTTCAACGACGTGACGGCCCGCGACATCCAGCGCAAGGAGATCCAGCACACGCGCGCCAAGGGCTTCGACACCTTCGCCTGCGCGGGGCCCTGGGCGGTCGCGGCGCGCGAGCTGTCGCCGCGAGACCTGCGCGTGGTGTGCCGGGTGAACGGGCAGGTGCGCCAGGACGGGCGCACCTCGGACATGATCTTCAGCCCCGCGCGGCTCGTCTCGTTCATCTCGCAGGGCATGACGCTGCTGCCCGGAGACCTGGTGAGCACCGGCACGCCCTCGGGCGTGGGGAAGCTCGCGGCGGGAGACCGGGTGGAGGTGGAGCTCGAGGGAATCGGGACCCTCTCCAACCCTGTTGAGAAGGGGTTGTGA
- the lysA gene encoding diaminopimelate decarboxylase, with the protein MNHFSYRRGSLHAEGVPLSAIAEAVGTPTYVYSSATLVRHYRVLAEAFGEAPHLICYSVKANSTLAVLRLLAREGCGFDVVSGGELARVQAAGGDPARTVFAGVGKTPEEMERALAAGLLLFNVEGAEELAMLDAVGRRLGRPAPFALRVNPAVDARTHKHISTGLKTSKFGVPFEEASALYQRAKRMKGLVARGLDCHIGSQLTRTGPVRAALTKVAGLYRDLKARGHGLEYLDVGGGLGITYVDETPPSPVEYAKTVLQATRDTGATLVFEPGRVLVGNAGVLLTRVLYRKRTPARTFVVVDAGMNDLMRPALYDAHHALQPLRKPRGGKAEPVDVVGPVCESTDVLARGRELVLPRQGDLYAVMSAGAYGMSMASTYNSRPRPAEVLVDGEAWRVVREREALEDLWRGERA; encoded by the coding sequence ATGAACCACTTCAGCTACCGCCGCGGCAGTCTCCACGCGGAGGGGGTCCCGCTCTCCGCGATCGCGGAGGCCGTGGGCACCCCCACGTACGTCTACTCGAGCGCCACGCTGGTGCGGCACTACCGCGTCCTTGCCGAGGCCTTCGGCGAGGCGCCGCACCTCATCTGCTACTCGGTGAAGGCCAACAGCACGCTCGCGGTTTTGCGGCTGCTCGCCCGCGAGGGCTGCGGCTTCGACGTGGTGTCCGGCGGCGAGCTGGCGCGCGTGCAGGCGGCCGGCGGTGACCCCGCCCGCACGGTGTTCGCCGGGGTGGGCAAGACGCCCGAGGAGATGGAGCGCGCGCTCGCCGCGGGGCTGCTGCTCTTCAACGTGGAGGGCGCCGAGGAGCTCGCCATGCTGGACGCGGTGGGCCGGCGCCTCGGCCGCCCCGCGCCCTTCGCGCTGCGGGTGAACCCGGCGGTGGACGCGCGCACCCACAAGCACATCTCCACCGGCCTCAAGACCTCCAAGTTCGGCGTCCCCTTCGAGGAGGCGAGCGCGCTCTACCAGCGGGCCAAGCGCATGAAGGGCCTGGTGGCGCGCGGGCTGGACTGCCACATCGGCAGCCAGCTCACCCGCACGGGGCCGGTGCGCGCGGCGCTGACCAAGGTGGCGGGGCTGTACCGAGACCTGAAGGCGCGCGGCCATGGGCTCGAGTACCTGGACGTGGGCGGCGGCCTGGGCATCACCTACGTGGACGAGACCCCGCCCAGCCCCGTGGAGTACGCGAAGACGGTGCTGCAGGCGACCCGGGACACCGGCGCCACGCTGGTATTCGAGCCGGGGCGCGTGCTGGTGGGCAACGCCGGCGTGCTGCTCACCCGCGTGCTGTACCGCAAGCGCACCCCCGCCCGCACCTTCGTGGTGGTGGACGCGGGCATGAACGACCTGATGCGCCCGGCCCTCTACGACGCGCACCACGCCCTGCAGCCCCTGCGCAAGCCGCGCGGCGGGAAGGCGGAGCCGGTGGATGTAGTGGGCCCGGTGTGCGAGTCCACGGACGTGCTCGCGCGCGGGCGCGAGCTGGTGCTGCCGCGGCAGGGGGACCTGTACGCGGTGATGAGCGCCGGGGCCTACGGGATGAGCATGGCCAGCACCTACAACTCCCGCCCCCGCCCGGCCGAGGTCCTGGTGGACGGGGAGGCGTGGCGGGTGGTGCGCGAGCGCGAGGCGCTGGAGGACCTCTGGCGCGGCGAGCGGGCCTGA
- the dapA gene encoding 4-hydroxy-tetrahydrodipicolinate synthase, whose product MRTFEGSMTALATPFRDGALDEAAFAKLVEQQVAGGTQVLIPMGTTGESATMTPEERQRAIAVCVASAKGRVPVVAGAGSNSTREAIDGVARAREAGADGALIVTPYYNKPTQAGLVEHFRAIAAAHPGYPLVAYNVPGRTGVDLLPETCQRLCDLPEVVALKEATGNVARTLDIVEKCGERLTLLSGDDFTVLPFIACGGKGVISVSSNVAPRMMADLVQAARGGDLARARELQVRMNALHRLLFVESSPIPVKWALHLLGLFGPELRLPLVQMTEPNAQKLQAELKKLGLL is encoded by the coding sequence ATCCGAACCTTCGAAGGGTCGATGACGGCGCTCGCCACCCCGTTCCGCGACGGGGCCCTGGACGAGGCGGCGTTCGCGAAGCTCGTGGAGCAGCAGGTGGCGGGGGGCACGCAGGTGCTCATCCCCATGGGCACCACGGGCGAGAGCGCCACCATGACCCCCGAGGAGCGCCAGCGCGCCATCGCGGTCTGCGTGGCGAGCGCGAAGGGGCGGGTGCCGGTGGTGGCGGGCGCGGGGAGCAACAGCACCCGCGAGGCGATCGACGGGGTCGCCCGCGCGCGCGAGGCCGGCGCGGACGGCGCGCTCATCGTCACGCCCTACTACAACAAGCCCACCCAGGCGGGCCTGGTGGAGCACTTCCGCGCCATCGCGGCCGCGCACCCGGGCTACCCGCTGGTGGCCTACAACGTGCCGGGCCGCACCGGCGTGGACCTGCTGCCGGAGACCTGCCAGCGCCTGTGCGACCTCCCCGAGGTGGTGGCGCTGAAGGAGGCCACGGGCAACGTGGCGCGCACCCTCGACATCGTCGAGAAGTGCGGCGAGCGGCTCACGCTGCTGTCCGGCGACGACTTCACGGTGCTGCCCTTCATCGCCTGCGGCGGCAAGGGCGTCATCTCGGTGTCCAGCAACGTGGCGCCGCGGATGATGGCGGACCTGGTGCAGGCGGCGCGCGGCGGGGACCTCGCCCGCGCGCGCGAGCTGCAGGTGCGCATGAACGCGCTGCACCGCCTGCTCTTCGTGGAGAGCAGCCCCATCCCGGTGAAGTGGGCGCTGCACCTGCTCGGCCTCTTCGGGCCGGAGCTCCGCCTGCCGCTGGTGCAGATGACCGAGCCGAACGCCCAGAAGCTGCAGGCAGAGCTCAAGAAGCTGGGCCTGCTCTGA
- the fsa gene encoding fructose-6-phosphate aldolase, which yields MKFFIDTADVGEIRKAYDMGCVDGVTTNPSLLMKANRPLEETIREICSIVDGPVSAECVSLEAPALIEEGRGLAKIHDNVVVKIPMGVEGMKAVKALTAEGIKTNVTLCFSANQALLCAKAGATYVSPFVGRLDDIGQDGMELIAQIVEIYRNYDFSTQVLVASVRNPIHVTNAARLGADVATLPYSVIQQLAQHTLTDLGIKKFLADWEKVPKAAAKK from the coding sequence ATGAAGTTCTTCATCGACACCGCGGACGTGGGCGAGATCCGCAAGGCCTACGACATGGGCTGCGTGGACGGCGTCACCACCAACCCCTCGCTCCTGATGAAGGCCAACCGGCCGCTCGAGGAGACCATCCGCGAGATCTGCTCCATCGTGGACGGCCCGGTGAGCGCCGAGTGCGTGTCGCTCGAGGCGCCCGCGCTCATCGAGGAGGGCCGCGGCCTCGCCAAGATCCACGACAACGTGGTGGTGAAGATCCCCATGGGCGTGGAGGGCATGAAGGCGGTCAAGGCGCTCACCGCCGAGGGCATCAAGACCAACGTCACCCTCTGCTTCAGCGCGAACCAGGCCCTGCTGTGCGCCAAGGCCGGCGCCACCTACGTGAGCCCCTTCGTGGGCCGCCTGGACGACATCGGCCAGGACGGCATGGAGCTCATCGCGCAGATCGTCGAGATCTACCGCAACTACGACTTCAGCACCCAGGTGCTCGTCGCCAGCGTGCGCAACCCCATCCACGTGACCAACGCCGCGCGCCTCGGCGCCGACGTGGCGACCCTGCCCTACAGCGTGATCCAGCAGCTCGCCCAGCACACGCTCACGGACCTCGGCATCAAGAAGTTCCTCGCCGACTGGGAGAAGGTCCCCAAGGCCGCCGCCAAGAAGTAG